One stretch of Lagenorhynchus albirostris chromosome 13, mLagAlb1.1, whole genome shotgun sequence DNA includes these proteins:
- the ADCY3 gene encoding adenylate cyclase type 3 isoform X8: MHRRIGLAFKLCGKMAAAGAEPQILVQYLVLRKDLSQAPFSWPAGALVAQACHAATAALHIHRDHPHTAAYLRELGRMRKVVLEAPDETTLKLLAEMLQQKNIDHKLWVEQPENIPTCIALRPYPKEEVNQYLKKFRLFK, encoded by the exons ATGCATCGGAGGATAGGCCTGGCCTTTAAGTTGTGCGGGAAGATGGCGGCCGCTGGCGCAGAGCCGCAAATCCTGGTACAGTACCTGGTGTTACGAAAGGATCTATCACAGGCGCCGTTTTCCTGGCCAGCGGGAGCACTGGTAGCACAGGCTTGTCACGCAGCCACCGCGGCCTTGCACATTCACCGGGACCACCCGCACACGGCCGCTTACCTCCGGGAGCTGGGGCGCATGCGCAAGGTGGTCCTCGAG GCCCCAGATGAGACCACCTTAAAGTTGCTGGCAGAGATGCTGCAACAGAAGAACATTGACCACAAGCTGTGGGTGGAGCAGCCAGAGAACATCCCCACTTGCATTGCACTCCGTCCCTACCCCAAGGAAGAAGTGAACCAGTATTTGAAGAAGTTCCGATTGTTCAAATGA